The following proteins are encoded in a genomic region of Natrinema sp. DC36:
- a CDS encoding YihY/virulence factor BrkB family protein produces the protein MKVPETFTSIYRTASDRDLTFLAAGFAYYAFVSLIPLILLALVVGSLVGGEEAAQRLITVAGDFLPAAGEELVTAALTTESGRAEATVVAFVVATWGALKVFRGLSLAFDKVYDEVAEDSIVDQIRDGLTVIVAGAGALALMIGIGAMLRIVADSVPFAGLLGWIVLLGGLVLVFLPIYYVLPPIPVELSEIVPGAVFAAVGWTVLQIGFQLYASNAGQYEAYGAVGAVLLFVTWLYFAGIIILVGAVLNIVRSRPAVAE, from the coding sequence ATGAAGGTTCCAGAGACGTTCACCAGTATCTACCGGACGGCGAGCGACCGCGATCTGACCTTTCTCGCGGCCGGGTTCGCCTACTACGCGTTCGTCTCGCTGATCCCGCTGATCCTGCTCGCGCTCGTCGTCGGCTCGCTGGTCGGCGGCGAGGAGGCAGCCCAGCGGCTGATCACCGTCGCCGGCGACTTCCTCCCGGCGGCCGGCGAGGAACTGGTCACCGCGGCGCTCACGACGGAATCCGGGCGCGCGGAGGCGACTGTGGTCGCGTTCGTCGTCGCCACGTGGGGTGCACTCAAGGTCTTTCGCGGACTGAGCCTGGCGTTCGACAAGGTCTACGACGAGGTGGCCGAGGACTCGATCGTCGACCAGATCAGGGATGGCCTCACCGTGATCGTCGCCGGCGCGGGTGCGCTTGCGCTCATGATCGGAATCGGCGCGATGCTCCGGATCGTCGCCGACTCTGTTCCCTTCGCCGGCCTGCTCGGCTGGATCGTCCTGCTCGGTGGGCTCGTCCTCGTCTTCCTGCCGATCTACTACGTGCTGCCGCCGATACCCGTCGAACTGAGTGAGATCGTCCCCGGCGCGGTCTTCGCCGCCGTCGGCTGGACGGTCCTCCAGATCGGGTTTCAGCTCTACGCGTCGAACGCCGGCCAGTACGAGGCGTACGGCGCCGTCGGTGCGGTCCTCCTGTTCGTCACCTGGCTCTACTTCGCCGGCATCATCATCCTCGTCGGTGCCGTTCTCAACATCGTCCGATCGCGCCCCGCGGTCGCGGAATAG
- a CDS encoding AEC family transporter translates to MEVVGRLLALLVVLLIGAGLRTTRILDRRRTELLNALAYYVALPALIFVSTYNRSIGELLSPALLGGLLFVLFATAGLAALVHRNRDSSARRSVAIVQSYHSNLGYLGLPLVAATFDASVTAIASVVLGVVTLAQLPLTILVLSTLNGADASIARELRGLATNPILATLIAGLAVGSLEISIPSSAATGLDAVGSLALPVALLCVGASLQVDVPSIDVGATAAVVALKICLMPALAWAVFSALAVDPATFTASVVMLGTPTAVSTFVFASELGGDREFASLNVFVTTLASVATLFVLITLVS, encoded by the coding sequence ATGGAAGTCGTCGGTCGGCTGCTGGCGTTGCTCGTCGTGTTGCTGATCGGGGCTGGACTGCGGACGACCAGGATCCTCGACCGGCGGCGGACTGAACTGCTGAACGCCTTGGCCTACTACGTCGCGCTGCCGGCGCTCATCTTCGTCTCCACCTACAACCGGTCGATCGGGGAGCTCCTTTCGCCGGCGCTGCTCGGGGGACTGCTCTTCGTGCTGTTCGCGACCGCTGGACTCGCCGCGCTCGTCCACCGAAATCGCGACTCGAGCGCCCGGCGGAGCGTTGCGATCGTCCAGTCCTACCACTCGAATCTGGGCTATCTCGGACTGCCGCTGGTCGCCGCGACGTTCGACGCGTCGGTGACGGCGATCGCGAGCGTCGTGCTGGGCGTCGTGACGCTGGCGCAGTTGCCGCTGACGATTCTCGTCCTCTCGACGCTCAACGGAGCCGACGCCTCGATCGCGCGCGAACTCCGCGGACTCGCGACGAACCCCATCCTGGCGACGCTGATCGCCGGCCTCGCGGTCGGCTCTCTCGAGATCTCGATCCCGTCGTCCGCCGCGACCGGTCTCGATGCGGTCGGCTCGCTCGCCCTGCCCGTCGCGTTGCTCTGCGTCGGAGCGTCCCTGCAGGTCGACGTGCCCTCGATCGACGTCGGGGCGACCGCCGCCGTCGTCGCGCTCAAGATCTGCCTGATGCCCGCCCTCGCGTGGGCCGTCTTCTCCGCGCTCGCCGTCGATCCCGCGACGTTTACCGCCAGCGTCGTGATGCTCGGCACGCCGACCGCCGTCTCGACGTTCGTCTTTGCGAGCGAACTCGGCGGCGACCGGGAGTTCGCGTCGCTGAACGTCTTCGTCACGACGCTGGCCTCCGTCGCGACGCTGTTCGTGCTGATCACACTGGTCAGCTAA
- a CDS encoding universal stress protein codes for MVSRVLVPMDGSEIAGQALRYALEVHSDAEITVYHVVGTPSMMMGSAVGLALEEDLEATAEERAEPIFDRARDIAAEYTTEIETDIGLGHPTRAIVNRAENYDAIVMGAHGEHSEGIIRSFLVGNIAKTVFERSPIPVTTVR; via the coding sequence ATGGTTTCACGCGTTCTCGTTCCGATGGACGGCTCAGAGATAGCGGGGCAGGCACTCAGGTATGCACTTGAAGTCCATTCAGACGCGGAGATAACTGTCTACCATGTCGTTGGCACTCCATCGATGATGATGGGCAGCGCAGTGGGTCTTGCATTAGAAGAGGACCTCGAAGCAACCGCTGAGGAACGGGCCGAACCGATCTTCGATCGGGCCCGCGATATTGCTGCTGAGTATACCACTGAGATAGAGACGGACATCGGTTTAGGTCACCCAACGCGAGCAATCGTAAATCGTGCTGAAAACTACGACGCGATTGTAATGGGGGCTCATGGAGAGCACAGTGAGGGTATCATACGAAGTTTTCTAGTAGGAAACATCGCAAAGACGGTATTCGAACGGTCACCTATCCCGGTAACGACTGTTCGGTAG